AAGCAAAGAACATAATGTGGTTCACTAAGAATGTACAAGGAAATTCTCGAGACACAGAATATAGATGTCCCGAAATAATGGAACTGTTAATATATCACATCGAGCCCCTAGATATTTTAGATGCAAGGCAAATTTACATTGCCCATTACAGTTAGCAGAGTAAAAGCTGAAGCAGAAAGCAAACTTACTTATATCCGGAGCTAGTATGTACAAGAATTATTCGCGACTTATTCTCAATAATTGGCCTCAATTGTCTTCTTTCTGCCTCCAACATAAGATGACGATGGAACTGGTCCTGAAacatataaagaaataaaaaagataataaagcCAAATGTAACACATGTTTAAACAGAAAATTGCTGTAAAATGTTTTTCCATGAGTTATTGCCTAAGGAAAATTGAAGTAAACGAAGAATCAAGGCAACTAGAAAGGAAATGAGTTAAAAGGCTTTGTCTCAGACCTTTGTGAAGCCAGGACTAGCAATAACAGCACAGCGAACAACATTGAAATCAACATGTTTGAGGAAAGCCTATCAAAGATGCACAAAAACaacttagaaataaaataaatgcacttaaaatcatataaaacaGTGATATTACAATTCAAGTATAACTGACCTGTAGAACATTCTCAAAGAACTTCTTCAAAGCCTGTAGAATGTTAAAAAGAAACCAATAAGTACACAAAGTAAAAAGGTAGAGAACAAAACCCAATTCTCACTACATGATCTCAAAGGTACAGGGCTTTCTAAATCAGAAACAAATTCCAAACGtataagaataattttttttaaaaatacataccgATTCATAACCAGCAATGGCAGGTCCATGCTTACGAGGAATTGAAGTTTCAATCCGTGAACGGGTACTTGTCATACTATTGTACAGATCACAATGGTAGTAAGTTAAAAATCTTGTACACCATTAAATACTAAAGAAATTAACATTCGAAAGTCAAATATGCAAGTAGCAGACAGGAACTGGATCAAGCAGACATGGTGTAACAGCATCTTCTCATGAGTAATACTTTGAAAAGGATGATTTAAAATGAAGGTTCATGTGCTTCCTAAATGCAACCTATGATTTCattccaaacaaaaaaaattgcaacTGATGAATTCTACTTCAGAAAGGACTGGTCACTTGCTCCCAACACTCTTATACACTTGCCCAAAATCTTTTCCTGACAATTTACGTCAATACTTAACAAAAgtttaagaaacaaaaatacaaCCCCGTCTTTTCTAGAAAGAAATGCTACAAAGAGGACTACTACAAACCAGAAGAGATACTCAAGTTACAAAGTGGAATACTTTAGCATCCTTATCACCAAAAAACTGAAACACCACAAATCATCCCATAGATGTCAAACGcctttattaaatgattttttgaacTCCACATCTTAGATTTCTAGGGATGTCAGGCACCCAACAAAGTAAAGGATAATCTCCCAACTTCATATTATCACCTTAACAAGCATCTAAAGCAGAGTACCAAATTCATTCTTCAAGTTAGTCACACATACCTTTTACCAACAAGCAAAATATTTGCTAGCCCTTCTTGCATTAGTACCACAGCCAGATCTGCACTCGCACCAGGATCTGAAATATATTAAGCAGTAATTGCAAAGTTAAATCATACTTGTTAAAAACCTTTCAAATAGAAAAGTGATGCAACCTAAATTTGCATTACTGAAGTTGAGACACAGAAGACAAACTACAGAGCAAATGAAGATACAAGAAGACAACCATATTTTAGGAGAAAGGCAAGAAACAAAAGGAGGGAGAAGAGAATCCAAACACTTATTCAACGATTAGAAGAGATAAGCAGATAGACAAAGACACTGTGACAAGTAACAAATATAAAGTAGGAATGTcatcattttagtatttttttggTTGAAGCCTGAATTTGTTCCTCTATTATTTCAGTTCcgaattttaatggttttattcaataaaatgtaatttaagaACAGTTAATAACACGGTTAAAGCTTTATAGTTAAATTAGGCCACATGACTATTTTTGTTGATGATAACATGCCAACCTGAAACTTTATGAGGTGGTGCTGATTagtactataaatatttttaataaaaaggtaCAAAAGCATTTTTTTGGAATTTCTAAGCCAGGCAGGGTCACTTTAGATTCAAAATCGGACTGGACAAGTTTTTGGGTATGGTGATAAAATGTTAATACCAGGACTAAAACCAATAGCTTTGCCAGCTTTATCTAGATGATGACATGTGATACCATTTTTAGACCCATGTGATTGCATGGTGGTTCAATGTTAATACCAAGCCTAAAATCAACAGCACTAAATGAAGGAATCAAACCTAAATTAATGCCACAAACTAACAGTTTAACTGACACAAGATATGCCAGTCTGTTACTAAATAAGAACTGGCAAACAGCCCTAATCATGAACTCTTTAACCGTAGTTGTGAAGCTATAAGAGATTCTTTCCCCTTCTTATTAAAATCAACACTTTAAGCAGGAAGTGCAGAGGTAAATCAGCTAAAAATTCTCTGATCCTAGAAAACACTTCTCAGAAACACTAACCAAGATAACAGGAATTTGCCATCAAACACAGATGAAACTCAGAAATCAGCTCTAAGCACAATAATAAACAACAGATGCTTTCATTCTGTAGCAATACAGACAATTGGAGAAGTCAGACTACATACCAGAGGCCTGCCGGAGAACATCTAATGCCAATGAGTcccatattttctaaaatatgcAACAAAAATTCCACAATTCAGTGAGAGTATCAAATACTTTGAAAGAGAGAAGACAGTACGCTTTAAAGAGAAACAATAACAGAAATACTAGTAATAGATGAACAACAATAAGACTAATCACATAAAACAAAAGCTATGAAGAACATAATCCAAGCAACTAGCTAATATTATGTGCAGAGATAATGACATTCCATCAGGTCCATGAATTACAAAAGAAGACTTTTGTTCAGAAGGGTATAAAAGAAATAACGGCTACAGAGAATATAACCTAGAAGTTTAGTCAGTATTTAGTGTTGCAATCAGGATAGGCTAGAATCACAATTAAGATTTCTCAATGATTTCTATAATTTGGGCATGAGCCATTCCACATTTTCTTGCTTTCTATAACTTGAATAAAACTAGATAATATGTGCTTTCTTGTTCTAATTAGTTTCTAAATGTAGGTTTCAGTAAgcaattttacttttcaagcTTATGTCCATGCCTTTGACCTCTGTCAACTATCCCCTCTCAAGGATTCTTGATGGCCCCCATCCCTCTTTTCTAGCACACCCAGCCAGAGACAGAGATACATCTTTCCCGTCAGATATGTACGTACATGGCATATCTCTAAAAAACCCAAAACATGTAGAAACTAAACAACATATCATTCATACAATATCAAAGATTCTCTAACTATACAGGAATATGTGCACAGATGAAGTGTAGCAACTAGAGCAACATTCATAACTATCAACAGTAGACATTTGAGAGAGATGCCTAAAAGCATACAATTTTTATATCGCACAGATATAGCACCCAAAGCAAGAGGACAAACAGGAAAAGATACAATGATATAGACTATTCCAAAAAGGATAGCTACCTTTCTTAAAACAAAAGGTCGCTGAAGCTCAAGTTCGAGAGTATGGAATTGTCCTATCTGCAACAAGATGATGGTGCATTTTAAaagcaagaagaagaaaaaggagggaaaaaagGGACAAAATCCTATGGTGCACCTACCTTAACATGCTCATTCTCCAAGGTGTTCTTTCCCCTTATACGCAAGACAGATCCTTCTTTGTCATAATCTATGGCCTAAAGAAATATGACATGATATCAGTACTAATATTCATACATTAActacaaaattaaaaaccaacCACGCTGTTAAAACTTATTGGCAGGTCAAAAAACTGAGAAAAATCAATTGGCAGTCTTAAACAATCATACCTCGACTTTTATTTCCAACTTCAGGGCAACACGCTCTGCATCTCTTCCACCGGCTGTCTCCCTTAGAACTTTCCTATTATGGAATGCACATAATACTAATAAGGTATGACATCAAGAAACTTACAAACATTGACctgtttcaatttttgttttacatGCTAAAAATATCACTGCACTTAAAAGTTATGACCTAGTATGAGAAAAACCTTCGAATTTGAAGAGGAAGTTTTACAGGACAACAATCAAACTTGCTTTGCTATATGGTATGGAATGTTGGACTGACAAGAGAAACATATACAAAAGATGGGTATAACCAAGATGCAAATGTTACAATGATGTAGTGTGACAAGGGCCGAGTTAGAAATAAGGATATCAGTCTCCGCGTCAGGATGATTCCTATAGAAGATAAAGTGAGAAAAAACCATTTATACTACTAGGAGGAtggaacaaattaaagttgCATCTAGTGAAAGCTTGAAGGGGAAACCAAAAAAGACATGGTTAAAAGTGATAAACAATAACATGAAACTATTAGAACTTGAGGACGTGATGGTGAAGGATAAGAATGATTGCAGGAGTATTCATGCAACCGacataaatgtttttttatttcttgaaccAAAGCTaccatgagaaaaaaaaattttaatcatcaacTAACAAATAACCGACTTATGAGTACTACTAATTCATGAACAAGAAACACCATATTAACAGAAAACagtaacattaaaaataaagacGAACATTATAGAATTTAAACTAATCATACTACATAAAAGCTCTGTAAAACCCTAAATTACCTCATCCATAACGATATAAAGCAgctaaattcaattcaaaaaagaaagcaCACAGTTAAATAATGGAACCAAAAAAATACCTGACGGTTCGAGCCATAACCCAATCCCCAGTAGCTATCAAATTGTAAGCAAACCAGAGATCCTCTGAATCCACTGGTATCATCTGCAATCAATAATAttacattaaaaagaaaaaatcaaaactcaaaGGGAAAAAATCCCTCTCTTTTTTTACCTTGACGCTGCCAGGGCCATTGGGAACTAGGTCTCGGTGTACGACCTTCATGATTTTCACTATAAAATCTGTTTTTCctccttttatttaaaaagaattagcTTGAAATTGAATTTACCCAAATACGAACTTGCAAGTATATAAACACGAAAAGGGTATAAATTAAAGGGAAAATAATCAGGATTTGAGATGTGATATGAATTATGAAAGAAGAAGGGAGGACGTCGGCCGATGGCGGTGAGGTAGAATATAACGACGCGACGTCAGCGGTGTTGATAGAAGCTGTGATTAAGTAATAACAAAAGAGTAAGCGTaatgaaagtaaatattatatatgtatacaaattcttttatttaaaaaaaagcccAGAAACccacttaataatttaatttagatgtaattataaatttgtGACATGTTACTTTATAATTCTTAAGGGTGTATTTGGAATTTGGAGTGATCGGATAGAAAGAGTAGTTTTTCGTTtgttaactaaattatttatttaatattgttaatatactacttttataattttactctatttatttttaattaaattagtgcttcataaacttataatatgaaattttattattaaaatttgtaatattaaaatttgaaaattttaaattagcactaaaatttatcatattactgggtgaaaaataatattttatataatttttttatttttgatgaacaattatatttttataataaaaaaaagagtcgataactttctactctaatttgaaaaaataggtgaataaaaaaatgaataacttATGCTTTGTTTTGAGAAGTTGTATGAAAAAATTACGTATGTAGTTGattcaatgaatttttttatttggataaaattttatatttttataaatagtgttttacctaattattatattttcaccCAATTTACATTACGGGCTATTGAATTTGGTATCACCAATTCAATTACAAGATCGCTAGAAAAATCAAATTGTATTCACtatttatctataatatatttattttagtcgAAATAAAAGTATCCACTGCAGATATGATGATTAATATAGGTGAGGATTAAACTTTCAACCTTGTGTTAAGGAATGAGGTGTTTATCATTGAGGTGATTATCTATACCATATTTAAGATAgtaattgagttagtgtcatTGATCATTTAGTCTCACTTCagtcataaaattatttaaaaaaacctattttaaTGTCTTGAAGACACTTTTgtcttttcataaaaaattttaaaaatacttgcACATGAGTTGATTCCAACCACTCAAAGCATaataatgtttaatatttcgctttatcattttaactaaaGTTACAtttagttattatatatatatttaaaatttttatagaaGTTGCTATTTTATTAGGTTAGTAGcgaaagttgtggatttaatttatgtattttaatttaatcaaatttagtcattatactatttgaattggtcaattttagtccctatatgtttcaaatttttaattttagtcttgacctgaacaataacaattaatttcgtttggttaaattcaattactaatcTTGTACTTGTATTGTGCATGCAGTTGTATTTTTGTCCATATTCTCTAATTGGATCATTCcaagtccttatatttttttttgaattttgaaatttcaatgttAATGAATTGACAATTGTTAGTCCATTAATTGGAATTTTAGCAAACAATATGTGGAAATAACTAGCTACCATAACATTACGCATATGATAATATGGTTGGTGAATCGAATATTGGAACTAGtagaacttaatgaatttaaccatTATCGTTTGATGATGattgaaattctaaattttaaaaatatagatactaaatcaaattaaagtacaaagcTTAAATTATCAAGTTTTAcaaaatacaaggactaatagaaaaattaacccTTTTATTGGTTAATaccattaatattttcaattaaaacattacgtgattatatataatttcaatgcTCGAAAAAGTCATCATAACTAATACATTTTGGATTTACCTTTCTTTTGACATTATAAAAAATGGTAATATTTAGCTTTGACCTCTATACCATGTTGAAACTTGGATTTTACCCACATGCTTTAACTCTTTAcataaattgatccatttattttataattttattaattaatttaaatagttaaaattgtTAACTATAGAAATTACAAAGTCAATGTCATTTTTTTCCAAAGAGAATTatccaacaaaatttttttaatcatgaCAAGTTCAATcaacattttcaatattatattttattacaacactactaagtgatttttttaaattataaaagtcacACCAATGGTGAAGATAGGATTTTGGCcccataaaatgattttttttcatttaggtccttatataatttataaaattatacattgacctctaaaatgataaaaatttaatttaatcatttaaaattataaatatataggttactaaaatgatgaaattgtatttttactatcataaaaatatataatttaattccggtccctcaatttttttaaaatttaccctgATTTTACCttcaaaaatttaatgtataaattgatacaaataaataattaaccaaaGAAGCATCAAGTTCAATTTTtctactaaatatttatttaattatttcctattttaataaacacataattaattacttattaaatgaattaattgtcCATGGTACTTTTAGTTGGCATCCTAAGCTAAATCCTAAGTACAACACGTGGCaaagattttgaaattctaaattattaataaataaatattaaaatataaaataatttaaattataaaaaaattaacaataatcaACCCTGTGAAGCGGGCAAACATTCCAGTTGTCAAAGGTTGAAGGACGAACGACGGAGAAACCAGTGCAAAAATCTTctactttattttcttagaaatttattttcattttcgttttgtaatttttttttgttttagactCTTAGTTATAAATTGaagatattaattttaaaaatataaatttacagAGAAAAAATAAGCAGTAAGTGAATGAGAACCTCGCCCTCTTTGCTATCTCTGACTATAGATTCAGCTGTTCTTAACCTTTCCAATATCGCAGATCTCTCTCCTCTTCCCGACCATATCGTCATCGACCTCTTCCtggtaaaatattatttctcattttttcaatttcttttttgagtttttgttgCCTTTTGACTTGATGGgtacttttaatttcattgttaTTTTGCGGGTTTTTCTTGCCTTTTGGCTTGATGGGTAGTTTTAATATCTTGTTTAGTTTGTGGGTTTTTCTTCTTGCCCTTCGGCTTGATGTgtagttttaatttctttgttattttgtgGGTTTTTTTTCTTGCCTTTTGATTTGATgggtaattttaatttctttgttagTTTGTAGGGTTCTTTTGCCTTTTGGCTTGATGGGTAGTTTTAGTTTCTTGTTTAATTTGAGGGATCCCCCCCCCCCTTATGTGAAGCTATGAATTCCTTATTAGGTGGGTTTTGAAATTGTATTGTATGTACTTTTGGGCAAACGATTCCTTCGACTTCGACGAGAATATAGCTAAGTCTTTAGAAAgtagttaatagttttcttgAGGTATTATTGCCTATAATCTGCATTGCCAAATTTGTTTGATGATCTATGATTTTTgggtttctttatttttttcaatattcaaGTTTATGTTGTGATTCTTAAAtatctttccttttttaataGTAGATTTAAGTCAATTTCAGTGTTGACAAGCCCTCACGCCTTAGCGTCAGATAAAAAAAGCTCTTTAAACCGGTTTAGGTCAGGTACATTTAATCCGTCATATGGCTTGTTTGTCAAGGCATATTTTATTGTAAGATAAAGATGACAGGCATAAAAAGCTTGCTTGATTGAAGTaatcttcaatttattttacttttgattcTTTTCATTAGATGTAACTTTACTGGTAAGATAGGGATAATGCCAAACTCTCTAATTATCAATATTTGGTATTTGACAACGGATTTGGGACCTTAAAAAAGTTATGCATGATGgccaacaaaattaaaagaaaattttgcttGTTTCATCGATAAAGTGGACCAATCTCTAAAGTTCATTTCTCTAATTACATGTGTTAAGCTTGTTGCATATGTTTACATATACAGAGACATGTATAGAAATACACATATGTACATATTGCCTCAGGCAGTTTAGGGTACTAGTGCCTACGGTGTGCTCTTGACAACATTGGTTAATATTTCCTATTAAATTTAATCCCCATTCTCTATTATACTTTTATGAAAGTTTGTGGCCTTAGGACGTTCAAAGCCACTGCTCTCTCTTTTTCGTTTCAGTTTTAATGTCCCAAGTTCTAGATCATGAAACTCTACTTTGGTAGGACAAAATAATCAAGATATTgaaaaattgatgttaaatttaaagttttgaagGTTTGATTATTAAAGTTGCCCGTGTTGAGAATCTGGCTATTTCTACGAGTTGAGCATCATTAAAGTTTGTACATGTTTAAAGATAAGGCAACATGATAGCACTTGAGGAGGCTCATGAAcccttttcctctttttttatCTTCTGGTGCTTTGACAATAGCTCACATTGCTCTCTCGAATCGCTTATGTGAGAAGTTTTACAATTGCTGCAACCTTTGCACTAAAGTTTCTATGTTATGatcattttttccctttttcattttccattgcaCATTTCagattttacctttttttgttttcgtaAATTTTTCCGTCCCCTTCTTTCTCATCTGGATTTTTTCTGTATCTCCTTTTTTAgctatttatacatatttttagcCTCGTTCTTCTGTCTGATTATCTTATTTTTCGGTATACAAATCCAGTTTGTCTCTTTAACCTGGtacatttttatctttaatctCTTGTTTAGTTCTAATGGCATTCATGTTGTAAGATGTATTTCCATGTTTTGGCAGAGAACGCTGAGAGCTGGAAAGTTAACTGAGAGAGTTCTCAAGTTGTTTATAGATACCGGTAAGGACGAGGTCTTTTCTCTTATACAAGCACTCAACATTCGAGTCACACTTACCCCTGTCCTTCCTACCAGTAAGTCATTTTGGAGTTTCAAATATTCGTTTTTCTTTTACAATGGATTTTGAGTTGATTTCTATGATGAACTTCTGTTCCCTCTGTAGGATGTTCTGAGAAATTCTGAGATTGGTTTAATCAGTGGAACACAAAGTACATTGGACTAGAGAGTTACAAACGGTTGCTTTTAAGAGGCCTAGCTCTTTGGGATTGGATTGTTGGTATTTGGCAAGATGTCTCTAGCAATTAAGGATGATGAGGTTGACATTGTTATAGGAGCTCTTCGTTCGGATCTGACAATATTCATGAATGAATGGAGACCAATGTTCTCTCGATTTCATGTCATAATTGTCAAAGACCCTGATTTGAAAGAGGAACTCAAAATACCTGAAGGCTTTAACCTTGATGTCTACGGAAAGCCCGACATAGATCAAGTGGTGGGTTCTTCTACTTCGATTCTCTTCTCTGGCTATTCCTGCAGGTATTTTGGATATCTTGTTTCTCGGAAAAAATACATTATCTCTGTAGACGATGACTGCCTCCCAGCCCGAGACCCTAAGGGCTTTTTGGTGGATGCTGTTGCCCAGCATATAAGCAACCTTACCAACCCAGCCACACCATTCTTTTTTAATACTCTGTATGACCCTTATGCTGAAGGAGCTGATTTTGTTCGTGGCTACCCATTCAGTCTTCGGGGTGGGGTGAAATGTGCTTTGTCATGTGGGCTATGGCTTAATCTGGCTGATCATGATGCACCTACTCAAGCCCTCAAGGCAAGGCAAAGGAATTCCCGATATGTTGATGCAGTTATGACCGTCCCAGCCAGGTCCCTCATACCCATTAGTGGAATCAACATCGCTTTTGAGCGGGAGGCAGTAGGACCTGCATTGGTTCCAGCTCTGAAGTTGGCTGGGGAAGGTAAGTGTAGGTGGGAAACAATGGAAGACATCTGGAGTGGGTTGTGTGTTAAGATTGTATGCGATCATCTGGGGCTCGGTGTGAAAACTGGACTGCCGTACATATGGAGAACCGATAGAGGTGACCCTATAGCAAGCTTGAAAAAGGAGTGGGAGGGTGTGAAGCTGATGGAGGAAGTTATCCCCTTCTTTCAGTCTGTAAGGTTGCCACGAGAAGCTACAACAGTGGAGGAATGCATAATTGAGGTGGCAAACGCTGTTAAAGAGCGGCTAGGATCGATGGACCCTGTGTTTGCTCGTGCTGCTAAAGCTATGCTGGAGTGGGTCAAGCTCTGGCAATCAGTTGGATCTAGCTCATCACGATCCTCAGCAGTCTAGGAACTACTAATCATGATTTCAGTGTTTTTAACATATATCCACCCTATATATATAGCCAAATGGATGAATAAAAGCATATTTAGGCTCATTGTTGTTGCAGACCTGGCTTTGCTTAGTCTCTCGGTTTTAGTTATGGCTATAGAGACGCTGTAATGAGTAGTTAAAACCATTGCAATAATCGGATCCGGTTGATTGAACTGGTTCAACCGGAAGCCGAAGGCTTGTTCGGTTAGACTTTCGGTCTGGTTTTCATGACATTGGTTCAAACTACTCGTATATCATCCTTGGAGAGAATTTGGGTTACTTTTTATTGTGTTAAATAGCATGAATTATCTTTATGCTCATTGTTCTTCAAGTTTTTATGCAATAGTAGTAAGCCTTTCTCTGTCAGTATACAGTCATGCAGTTTTGCCCCTTTAATTTAGTTTCTTAtatattaaaccaaaaattaaattaatctttttttttaatcgtCCGTTTGGACTTTTAAAAATCGACATAATTGATGAAATAACTGCTTGGCACGTGTACCTTATGTTGATGAATAGaggttaatttttaatagaaatatcaatttgctctttgatataatgtatagagactaatttgtcATTTTTAAGTGGAGAGGTCAAAATACAATCAACTCTTAATATAAGGATTTTCACGATATTTTTActtggtaaataataaaatattggatATGATTTTATGTTATCGTTAACaacatattataaattttagggtaaattgtATAAATGGTCATCCAATTAtaatcacatttttattttgatcactcaattttaattttttctaatttaggcACTAATATTTAGATTCGTTCCTATTTGGGTTACTCGAGGTTAAATTGATaacagaaaattttttaaaccaatataataacatatttagtcaCCAATGCTTacttattctatcaatttgatcctaatattaaataattcaataaatttaacccttcatatttacaaattctatcaatttgattatcaaactttttaactaaagcttttagcttttaaaacaaagacatttcacatctattaattgttttatttatggttGAAATTATCCAATTAGGTatgtaactatttttatttatatttttaagaaattaatgtTAGGAATTAACTAAACACggtaaaaatgatagaaaatttaaaatttaaaatataatataatatatataatataattatataaataatgtgatatttgtaaaaaataatttctcactTTGACtaacataattttagtttttaattaatttgataaatgatttgatACTAAATCATATTATTAGTAATACATTTTGCCTACTgtggatttaaaattaaaaacaaataattaaaataaatagaacacataATAATCTCTTAATcagtttataaaatcaaaaatattatCCATGTAATAAAaggaaattcaattaattctttcactttttttcttatgaaaaataaatgttcataagttttcttttataattattgattgaacaattggattttttaaaactatatttttaacaatggatttaatttccaatttcaagGACTGTTTATATGTACATTGCAGGAAATATCATACTATTAACAATAAGAGCAAAcgtaaagtgtttttttttttaaggttttccGTTTTCTTTAGccaaaattttatcaatcaaatgattatgaaatgttgtatttagaagaaaactactaagaaaaaaaaagaaaatgaagtttcAAGATAAGCTCATTGGTATTAGAAATTCGCTCGAAAAATAACTCATTAGTtgagagaaaatttttgttgGGGGGTTTACAAATTTATAGATGTGGAATGCCTCTGtttcaaaagttaaaagttttaattaggaAGTTTGAGAATCaatttgatagaatttgtaattGTGAATGGTTAAAtctattgaattatttagaattaggatcaaattgatagaatatctAAGTATTGAGGACTgaatgtgttattataccagTTAGAAAAAAGACTTTTCGTTATTAATTTAACGCCGGGTGACCTAAATAGGAATGAATTCAAGGTTATtgcttaaattgaaaaaagaattaaaattgggTGATTAAAACAAGAATATGAGCATAATTGAGTGACCCtttgtatagtttaccctaaattttaatagtttggtagaaaaaaataaatataattttgtgaCTTAATgtgtatttttatcttttaaacaTGCTTTTATTCAATGCAATACACGAGttgattgtatatattaattataattaatatagtttaaatattataaattcaaCTCATTAATTCGTTGaatcaataaaatctttaaaataaaatttcatcatagTCTGTACATCTCAGCCTCAAACTGCTGTTGTTCAATTCCTCTCTCATTTAGTTCATTATTCAAATCATTAATAAATGATT
The Gossypium raimondii isolate GPD5lz chromosome 8, ASM2569854v1, whole genome shotgun sequence DNA segment above includes these coding regions:
- the LOC105792700 gene encoding protein PELOTA 1; the protein is MKVVHRDLVPNGPGSVKMIPVDSEDLWFAYNLIATGDWVMARTVRKVLRETAGGRDAERVALKLEIKVEAIDYDKEGSVLRIRGKNTLENEHVKIGQFHTLELELQRPFVLRKKIWDSLALDVLRQASDPGASADLAVVLMQEGLANILLVGKSMTSTRSRIETSIPRKHGPAIAGYESALKKFFENVLQAFLKHVDFNVVRCAVIASPGFTKDQFHRHLMLEAERRQLRPIIENKSRIILVHTSSGYKHSLKEVLDAPNVMSMIKDTKAAQEVRALKDFFNMLSNDPARACYGPKHVEVAHERMAVQTLLITDDLFRNSDVITRQKYVGLVNSVKNSGGTAHIFSSMHVSGEQLAQLTGIAAILRFPLPDLEDIEM
- the LOC105792701 gene encoding probable UDP-arabinopyranose mutase 5 isoform X2, with the translated sequence MRTSPSLLSLTIDSAVLNLSNIADLSPLPDHIVIDLFLRTLRAGKLTERVLKLFIDTGKDEVFSLIQALNIRVTLTPVLPTTIKDDEVDIVIGALRSDLTIFMNEWRPMFSRFHVIIVKDPDLKEELKIPEGFNLDVYGKPDIDQVVGSSTSILFSGYSCRYFGYLVSRKKYIISVDDDCLPARDPKGFLVDAVAQHISNLTNPATPFFFNTLYDPYAEGADFVRGYPFSLRGGVKCALSCGLWLNLADHDAPTQALKARQRNSRYVDAVMTVPARSLIPISGINIAFEREAVGPALVPALKLAGEGKCRWETMEDIWSGLCVKIVCDHLGLGVKTGLPYIWRTDRGDPIASLKKEWEGVKLMEEVIPFFQSVRLPREATTVEECIIEVANAVKERLGSMDPVFARAAKAMLEWVKLWQSVGSSSSRSSAV
- the LOC105792701 gene encoding probable UDP-arabinopyranose mutase 5 isoform X1, whose amino-acid sequence is MSLAIKDDEVDIVIGALRSDLTIFMNEWRPMFSRFHVIIVKDPDLKEELKIPEGFNLDVYGKPDIDQVVGSSTSILFSGYSCRYFGYLVSRKKYIISVDDDCLPARDPKGFLVDAVAQHISNLTNPATPFFFNTLYDPYAEGADFVRGYPFSLRGGVKCALSCGLWLNLADHDAPTQALKARQRNSRYVDAVMTVPARSLIPISGINIAFEREAVGPALVPALKLAGEGKCRWETMEDIWSGLCVKIVCDHLGLGVKTGLPYIWRTDRGDPIASLKKEWEGVKLMEEVIPFFQSVRLPREATTVEECIIEVANAVKERLGSMDPVFARAAKAMLEWVKLWQSVGSSSSRSSAV